TGACAGGGGGGCGAAAGTGATCAGTACGGCATTTGCCGATCTTGGATTCGATGTGGATATCGGACCGTTGTTCCAGACCCCTGAAGAGACGGCTCTGCAGGCCGTTGAAAATGATGTACATGTCATTGGTGTCAGTTCACTGGCCGCAGGTCATAAAACGCTTCTGCCTCAATTAGTGGCGGAACTGAAGAAACTGGGAAGGGAAGACATCCTTGTCGTCATCGGCGGGGTGATTCCAGCGGGTGACTATGACTTCCTTCTATCCAACGGGGCATCTGCCGTCTTTGGCCCTGGAACGATCATTCCGGTAGCCGCACAAAAAGTGATCAAAGAAATTTATGAAGTGCTCGGCTATGAGGAAGTGGCTGATTAATGACGGAGTATAAGCCGGAACGAAAGAAGCGGTTTGTGAAAAAGAAAAAAGACCCTGTTTCGATCAGTGATTTAAAGGCCGGGGTCCTGAACGGGGACCGGAGTCACTTAGCGAAAGCCATCACGTTGATCGAGAGCAATGCAGAAGAGCATTATGCGTTGGGACAGGAGCTGCTGCAAGAACTCCTCCCCCATACCGGTAATAGTTTCCGGATCGGGATCACGGGTGTGCCGGGAGCCGGGAAAAGTACGTTTATCGAACAATTCGGTGAGATGTTGTGTGAAGAGGGTCTTCGTGTAGCCGTCCTTGCCATCGATCCCAGCTCCTCCATTTCAGGAGGCAGTATATTAGGTGATAAAACAAGGATGGAGCAGTTGTCGAAGAATCCACGTGCCTTTGTCAGGCCCTCCCCAACGGCGGGGACGCTTGGCGGTGTCCACAGGAAAACCAATGAGACTCTCCTTTTATGCGAGGCCGCTGGGTATGATCTCATCATCATTGAGACCGTAGGCGTCGGTCAGAGCGAAGTCATGGTCAGACAGATGGTGGATTTCTTCCTGCTCCTCGTCATCACCGGAGCAGGAGATGAGCTTCAGGGAATGAAAAAAGGGATCATGGAGCTTGCCGACGTGCTGCTCGTAAATAAAGCCGATGGAGAGAATAAGCCCCTCGCCGAGAAGACGAGGAGGGAGCTCAATCAAATCCTTCACTTTCTTGTTCCTGCCACAAAAGGCTGGAGTTCAAAGGCTTATACCTGTTCGGCGTTGAAAAATGAGGGATTGAAGGAACTATGGGATGTGGTACGGCAATTCGAAGAGCAGACAAAAGAACAGGGTGTCTTCGAAGAAAGAAGGCTTCTCCAGAAACAGGAATGGTTCCAAACGATGCTGAAAGAAAGAATACTGTCAGACTTCTTCTACCATCCGGGCATCAAGTCATCCCTCCCTCGCCTGGAAGACAGGGTGAGAACAGGGGATTTTACAACTTCCCAAGCGGTGGAAGAATTGTTGAGACAATATAAACAAGCCATACTCGATGGGAATCGTTCATTTTAATTGAAAGTTAGGGTTTGAAATTGTTATGATAAGGGTATATCAAATCCTCTTGTTTTTGTGAGATATGATTAAGTCAGCGATTAAAGGAGAGTTCAAGCATGGATATAGATTTCAATTTATTTATGAACGACGTTGTCCGCCAGGCCCGTCAAGAAATCGAGACGGCAGGGTATACCCAATTGACAACAGAAGAAGAAGTGGATCAGGCTTTTTCTAAAGAAGGTACAACACTTGTCATGATCAATTCCGTTTGTGGATGCGCAGGGGGGATCGCCCGTCCCGCAGCCGCTCATTCCATTCACTTCGATAAGCGTCCGGATCAATTGGTCACGGTTTTCGCCGGTCAGGATAAAGAAGCGACTGCGAAAGCACGCAGCTACTTCACAGGTTATCCGCCATCCTCACCGTCATTCGCCCTATTGAAAGACGGAAAGCTCCTGACGATGGTTGAAAGACACGAAATCGAAGGACATGATCCAATGTCCGTTGTGAACAAACTTCAATCGTACTTTGATGAGTATTGCGAAGAGGTATAAAACATTTCGTCAAGTTTCTCACTGTGAGAGTGAGAGGCTTGACGTTTTTTTTGTTTATTAATTATGTATATATCATGCATAAATTACCCCAACCACTACCGTTAATCCAACTGAAATAGTCAATGACAATACATAAATTTTCAGAATATATAATCATTTATCGATATTTATAAAAAGTATTGCATAAATATTTATCTCTGCTACAATACGAATATAGTAATTAATATACATTATATATTATATTTATACATTCAAACTCAGGAGGAATCACAATGAAAAAGCTATTATCGCTCGTATTCGTATTAATCCTTTCTACTACTCTAGCAGCATGCGGCTCAGGAGAAGACAAGCCTGCTTCCGGGGAATCCAAGAAGCTGATCATGGGGACGTCGGCCGATTATAAACCATTTGAATATGTCGACACGGCCAACAGCGACAAGATCATTGGATATGACATCGATCTTGCCAATATGCTTGCAGATGAAATGGGATATGAAATCGAAATCAAGGATATGGAATTCAGCGGATTGATCTCTGCCCTGAAAACCGGCCAGGTGGATTTCGTCCTTTCTGCCATGACGCCAACGCCTGAACGACAGAAGAATGTCGACTTCAGTGATGTCTACTACACGGCTAAAGATATGATCATCTCGACGAAGAAAAGCGGCATTCAGAGTGAAAAGGACCTCGACGGGAAAACGGTGGGAGTTCAATTAGGGTCGATTCAACAGGATGCGGCAGAAGAACTTTCAAAATCGATCAAGCTTAAAGTGGACACTCGCGACCGTATTCCTGAACTGATCCAGGATCTTCAAAATGGACGTTTTGACGCCATCATCATCGAAAATACAGTGGCAAACGGTTATTTGGACAAGAATGACGAGCTTCAAGGAAATACGATGAATGTAAATGAAGAAGATGCAGGTTCTGCGGTTGCCCTTCCAAAGGACAGCGAGCTGACAGGTAAATTCAATGACGCATTGAAGAAGCTGAAAGACAGTGGAGAGTTGGATAAACTCGCTGAAAAATGGTTTGACGGAGAACAGTAGATTGATGAAGGGCTAACCTCTAATCCGGTTAGCCCTTCCCATTACATGCCACATTACAACATTGGAGGGGATCATAATGCCACTAGATTTTGAACAACTGATTCCTTCGATCCCCTTTATTTTGGAAGGATTGAAGGTCACACTTAAAATTGTCGCGTTAGCAGGGGTGCTTGGGTTCCTATTCGGTATTCTTCTTGCCCTTTGTAAAATCAGTTCCATAAAACCTTTGACCCTGCTTGCCGATTTTTATACATCCATCTTCAGGGGAACTCCCCTCGTCCTTCAGCTGATGATCATCTTCTACGGATCGCCTCAGCTTTTCGGGACGCAGATTGAACCTTATTACGCAGCGATCCTCGCTTTTTCCCTTAATTCGGCTGCCTATATATCCGAAATCATCCGTGCCGGGATCAATGCAGTGGATAAAGGGCAAACGGAAGCCGCGATGGCTCTTGGAGTGCCTTACCGATTGATGATGAAAGACGTGATCCTGCCTCAGGCGATCAAAAACATCCTCCCTGCTTTGATGAACGAATTCATCACGCTCACAAAGGAATCCGCCATCGTCACGGTGATCGGTGCTGCAGATGTGATGAGACGTTCATACATGGTTGGAAGTGACTTGTATTCCTTCTTTGAACCGCTTTTATTCGCAGGACTGATCTATTATGTACTCGTGATGATTCTGACTTTACTAGGGAAAGTGCTGGAAGGGAGACTGCGTGGAAATGATTAAAGGAGAACAGATTACCAAGTCGTTTGGGAAGCTTCAGGTTTTAAAAGGAATCGACTTCTCAGTTGAGAAAGGGGAAGTCGTCGCATTGATCGGTCCATCGGGTTCAGGGAAATCCACTTTACTGCGGTGTTTGAATCACCTGGAAGAACCGACATCGGGATCGATTTACTTTGAAGAAGCCCATGTGAAGGGGAAAGCCATTAACAAGGTAAGACAGGACGTCGGGATGGTGTTCCAACATTTTCACCTCTTTCCCCATATGACCGCCTTGGAAAATGTCATTTACGCTCCAGTGAAAGTGAAGGGCATGAACAAAACGGAAGCCGCGAAATTAGGGACGGACCTCCTGACAAAAGTTGGTCTGAAAGAAAAGTGCGATGAATACCCGAACCGTTTATCAGGCGGGCAGAAGCAGCGTGTGGCCATTGCAAGGGCGCTTGCCATGGAACCGAAAGTCATGTTATTCGATGAACCGACGTCTGCCTTGGATCCCGAGATGGTGAAAGAGGTTCTGGACGTCATGAAGTCACTTGCTCACACAGGGATGACGATGATCATCGTGACCCATGAAATGGGCTTTGCAAGAGAGGTGGCGGACAGGATCCTCTTCATGGATGATGGAAAGATCATTGAAGAAGGGGAACCTCAAGCCTTTTTCTCGAACCCGCAAAGTGACAGGGGAAAAGGATTCCTTGAGAAAATATTATAGAGATGAAGGATTAACGGTATCATTCGTTAATCCTTCTTTTTATGTTCAACCCTGTTTATGGTATTCTAGAGTAGCTAAAAAATGAAGTAGTTAGGAGTAAGATGAATGTTTCGAATCGGATATCGGACACTTAAGACAGGAATCGGCACCGCGGCTGCCATCAGCATCGCCCAGTGGTTCCACCTGGATAACTTCGTCTCAGCCGGGATATTGACGATCCTGTGCATTCAGAATACGAAGAAGAAATCGGTGAATGCATCTTGGAGCCGTTTTCTGGCATGTGTGATTGCCATGGTTTTTTCTGCCGCCTTTTTCGAATTTATCGCCTATCACCCGGCGGTCATCGGTTTGCTGCTTCTTGTGTTCATTCCCATCACCGTTAGTTTGAACATCAAAGAAGGGATTGTCACAAGCTCCGTCATCATCCTTCATGTATACTCAGCGGGTCATGTCACCCTTGGCCTTTTTGAAAATGAGCTTGGAATCATCGTGATCGGGATCGGGATTGCCCTCTTGATGAATCTGTATATGCCGAGCGTCGATAAAAAGATGATCGAGTATCAGGAAAAAATCGAAGCGAACTTTTATAAGGTTTTCTGTGAAATGATCAACTATTTAAAGACAAATGACAGCGATTGGGACGGCAGGGAAATCACGGAAACGGAACAGCTGCTCAAAGAGGCGAAGACGATCGCCTTTAAAGATGTAGAAAACCATTTTTTAAGGGATGAGAACTTATACTATTTATATTTCAAAATGAGGGAAAAACAGTTTGAAATCCTTCAGCGCATCCTGCCGATTGCCACAAATATTTCATTAACCGTCGAGCAGGGTCATCGTATCGCAGATTTCCTGGAAGAACTGAGCAATCATATCCATCCCGGGAATACGGCGCTCTTTTACTTGAAAAAACTGTACGATATGAAAGTGGAATTTGAGCAGATGGAGCTGCCGAAAACGAGGGAAGAGTTTGAAACGCGTGCCGCTCTTTATCAATTTGTTCAGGAAATGGAACAGTATCTTCTCCTGAAAAGCTCGTTCAAAGGAATAAAAAAGGAGGAAAGTGAAGCAAACTACACCTAAAACATGAAGAAGGTGATAGGATGCGCTTACTTCTTGCCATCATATTGTTCGCTTCTCCCATATGGCCACTCGGGAGGAACCCGATACCCGGAGATCCGTTTATCATCGTGAACAAGGAAAACAATCAATTGGCGTATATAGATGACGGGAAAATACAGGCTGCCTTTCCCGTCGCTACGGGAAAAACGGCTGAGCTCACCCCGGAAGGTTTATTTAATGTTACGGTGAAAGCCAAGGACCCCTACTATCGTAAGAAGAATATCCCTGGCGGGGACCCGAGAAACCCCCTCGGAACCCGTTGGATTGGATTTGATGCAGAAGGGACGGATGGCCGGATCTACGGGATCCACGGGACGAACCGGCCATCGAGCATAGGGAGATACATCTCCAATGGATGCATCCGGATGCAGAATAAGAATGTTGAATATCTGTTTGACAAAGCACCCGTCGGCACCAAGGTACTCGTCGTGAAAACGAAGAAGAGCTTCAATCAGTTGGGGAAAGAATACGGGGCCATGAAATAAAGAGGAGCTGCTGATCGATGAATTCGAAAAGCAGCTCCTTTTAGTTACTATTTTTATAATAAGAATGACAGTCCTGCCATGATCGTGGATGCAATCATCGCAAACAGCATCACAAATACAATGATCTTTTGCATCTTTTTATTACCCATCGTATCGCTCCATTCTTCCACATAAGCGTGAGATCATTTTCTTCTCTATTTTAACGTGAATAATGAGAGAAGACAACCACCCCAATAAAAGAAAACGCTTTAATTATTCGTCTCTATAGGAGGAAATTCGACAACAAGTATGGAATACTATATGGGTGGAGCATGCAAACAACAGGGGGATGATAGGGATGAAAAAGGTAGATCATATCGGAATAGCAGTTTCATCAATAGACAATGTTCTCGCATTTTATGAAGATACTCTCGGTCTTTCACTACTGAAGATCGAAGAAGTTGAGAATCAAGGTGTCAAGGTAGCATTCATGGATGGCGGAAATCTTAAACTTGAGTTACTCGAGCCACTACATAAAGAAAGCCCGATTGCGGCATTCATAGAAAAAAAGGGTGAAGGGATTCACCATATAGCCTTCGGAGTAGAAGGAATCGAGGAGCGCATCAAAGAGCTCCAGACCAAAGGGGTACGGATGATCAACGAAACGCCGAAGCCTGGTGCCGGCGGGGCCTCCGTCGCCTTCATGCATCCGAAATCAGCCCACGGCGTTTTATACGAGCTTTGTGATAAATCCAACATCAAAGGGGAGTAACCACAATGGATATTTATGAAAAAATCAATGAATTGTACGACCGCAGAAGAGAAGTGGAACTTGGCGGCGGAGACGAAAAAATAGACAAGCAGCATGAAAAAGGAAAGCTGACAGCCAGGGAGCGGATCGATATCCTGGTGGATCCGGGTAGCTTTGTGGAGTTGAACCCGTTCATCGAGCACAGATGCACAGACTTTGGACTTGAAGGGGTACAGGGACCTGGTGACGGGGTCGTGACGGGATACGGAAAGGTGAACGGGAAACCGATTTACTTATTCTCCCAGGATTTCACGGTGTTCGGCGGTGCGCTTGGAGAAATGCACGCGAAGAAGATTTCCCATGTGATGGATCTTGCCGTGAAGAATGGTGCTCCGTTCATCGGATTGAATGATTCAGGCGGGGCCAGGATTCAGGAAGGGGTCGTTTCTTTAGACGGGTATGGACATATCTTCTATCGGAACGCCGTCTATTCAGGTGTGATTCCGCAAATATCCGTCATCATGGGCCCTTGTGCCGGCGGAGCGGTTTACTCCCCTGCCATCACGGATTTTGTCTTTATGGTGGATGAGACGAGCCAAATGTTCATCACAGGACCTAAAGTCATTGAAACCGTGACTGGGGAAAAAATAAGCTCAGAGGATCTCGGTGGGGCGAAGGTCCATAATTCCATCAGCGGAAATGCCCATTTCAGGGGGAAAACGGAAGAAGAGGTGTTACAAGAGGTTCGAAGATTATTAACATACCTGCCTCAAAACAATGAAGAGAAGCCCCCTCGCCTGGGCGCGGATGAAGAAGATGATTACCGTGCGAACTTAACGGACCTGATTCCATTTGATGCGATTCGTCCATACGACGTCCGTACCGTCATCAATGAAATTGTCGATGAAGGAAGCTTCATGGAGGTTCAGAAGGAATTCGCCAAAAATATTGTTGTGGGGCTGGCCCGCATAAAAGGCGAAGTCGTCGGACTTGTATGCAATCAGCCAAAGTTCATGGCGGGTGGCCTTGATATCGATTCTTCCGACAAAGCATCCCGATTCATCAGGTTCTGTGATTCATTCAATATTCCTCTCATTACGTTCGAGGATGTTACGGGATTCTTCCCTGGGATCAAGCAGGAACATGGAGGGATCATCCGTCATGGGGCCAAGATTCTATATGCTTATTCTGAAGCGACAGTCCCTAAAATGACCGTGATCCTAAGGAAAGCGTATGGCGGAGCATATGTGGCACTGAACAGTAAATCGATCGGTGCGGACCTGGTCTTTGCCTGGCCGAATGCGGAGATCGCCGTCATGGGGCCTCAAGGAGCAGCGAACATCATTTTTGCCAGGGAGATTGCATCGAGCGATAACCCTGAAGAGCTGAGGGAACAGAAGATTGAAGAATATCGTGAAAAGTTCGCGAATCCATATGTCGCAGCGTCCCGTGGGATGGTGGATGATGTCATCGATCCCCGTGAAACCCGGATCAAATTGATTCAAGGACTGGAAATGATGAGAAACAAACGGGAAGAACGTCCGAAGAAAAAGCACGGGAATATCCCATTGTAAAAGGTATACCATTTGTTGAACGTGGCTATTCACGCTATACTATAGAAGTGAATACATATTTGTGGAGGTCTACTAAATGATTAATGAAGAGCGTTTATTAAATGAATTCCTGGAATTGGTCCAGATCGATTCTGAAACGAAAGAAGAAGCGGAAATCGCGAAAGTATTAACAAAAAAATTCTCCGACCTGGGAGTGGAGGTATTCGAAGACGATACGATGGGGGAAACGGGCCACGGTGCCGGCAACCTGATCTGTACGTTAAAAGGGAATAAAGATGGAGTGGATACCATTTATTTCACTTCCCATATGGATACAGTGGTCCCTGCCAAAGGGGTAAAGCCTACTCTTAAAGAAGATGGCTACATTTATTCCGATGGGACAACCATACTCGGAGCCGATGACAAAGCCGGTCTTGCCACTATGCTTGAATCCGTGCGCGTCCTTAAGGAAAACAATATTTCCCACGGTGACATCCAATTCATCATCACGGTAGGGGAAGAATCAGGTCTCGTTGGGGCAAAAGCCCTGGATTCCTCTCTTGTTAAAGCGAAATACGGTTTCGCCCTTGATAGTGACGGCAAAGTCGGAAACATCATCGTAGCAGCACCGACACAGGCTAAAGTGAAGGCGACGATCTACGGAAAAACAGCACACGCAGGCGTAGCTCCTGAAAAAGGCGTTTCTGCCATCACGATTGCAGCGAAAGCCATCTCTAAAATGCCACTTGGCCGTATCGATGAAGAAACGACTGCGAACATCGGCCGCTTTGAAGGCGGGAAAGCAACGAATATCGTATGCGAACAAGCCGATATCCTTGCTGAAGCCCGTTCACTGGTTCCTGAAAAAATGGAAGCACAGGTAGAAAAAATGAAAGCTGCCTTCACTTCCGTTGCCGAGGAAATGGGCGGGAAAGCGGAAGTCGAAGTTCAAGTCATGTACCCGGGCTTCAAGTTCAAAGACGGTGACGAAGTAGTGGAAGTGGCAAAACGTGCGGCGAAGAAAATCGGCCGCCCTAGCGAGCTGCTCACAAGCGGAGGCGGAAGCGACGCCAACGTCATCGCCGGATTCGGAGTACCGACTGTAAACCTTGCAGTAGGATACGAAGAAATCCATACCAAAAGCGAAAGAATGCCTGTAGAAGAACTAAACAAGCTTTCTGAAATGGTCATAGCCATCATCAAAGAGGTGGCTGGGGAATAGAAAAGCGAAGGGGCTTTGGCCAGAGGCGACAAGCATAAGGTGAACCGACCGGAAAGGCGTTTTTTGCCTTTTTGGTCGGTTTAACTTATGACCTCGAGCCTCTAAGCCCCGTAGCTGGACAATAGAAAGAAAAAAGTCCACATGCAAAAGGGTTTTCTTTTGTGCGTGGACTTTTTCTTCTTTCAAATCAGCGCCTTATTGTGAAATATGGTACATTAGTAGTATACATATCAGAAATGCGAGAGGGGACGTTATACATTGCCGAAAGTAGTTGTATTTCATGCCGGAAAAGAAGAATATGCTCTGCCGATTGAGAACGTAGTATCCATTGAAAAGGTGGAGGAGATCAGGGCGATCCCTCACTTACCCCCATTTGTCCTGGGACTTGTAAAGGTCAGGGGAGAGCTGATTCCGGTCCTTGATTTAGGGAACATCCTTTATGACACCCCTGCGATTGCTGAAAAAGGAATGTTTCTCCTGGTCGTCCAGACGAAAACGATGCAGGTCGGTCTGGTCGTGATGGAAGCAAAGGAAATCATCGAAGTGGCGGATGAATCGATAACAAACGTCGGTTTACTTGCTTACTCGAAAACAACCTATTTTTCAGGTATCATCAATCTTGAAGATTCCCTTCTGACCCAAATCGATCCCGATGTTTTAGTAGAAAGCTTAGAAGGTATAAAAGAAATAAAGGATTATGTGAACGAGCAAAAAACACATCAAAACTAGACAAAGAAAGCCGCGATTGAAATGAACTCACACTATCCCAAAAACGGACGAGTGATCCTTCATGTGGATATGAACAGTTTTTATGCCTCTGTAGAGATGGCCTCTGATCCTACTCTGCGGGGGAAACCTCTGGCTATAGCCGGGAACCCCCAGGAAAGACGGGGCATCATCGTGACATGCAGCTACGAAGCCAGGGGCTTTGGCGTGAAAACGACGATGCCTCTTTGGGAGGCAAAAAAACTATGTCCGGATCTGGTGATCATGACTCCTAACTTCGACCGTTATCGTGCCGCCTCCAAAGGAATATTCGATATCCTCAGACAATATACAGAATTAGTGGAACCCGTGTCGATTGATGAAGGGTATCTCGATATAACGGATTCCTTCGAGAAAGGAACTCCACTACAAATTGCCTCGGACATACAGGCCCAGATCAAGGGTCAGTTAGACCTTCCTTGCAGTATAGGTGTGGCGCCAAATAAATTCCTGGCGAAAACGGCTTCAGATATGAAGAAGCCCATGGGAATCACCGTGTTGCGTAAAAGGGATATCCCGAATAAGCTGTGGCCCCTTCCCGTCATTGAAATGCACGGAATCGGTCAGAAGACTGCCGAGAAGCTGAATTCAATCGGTATCCATACGTGCAGCGACCTTGCCCATGCCAACGATATCCAGTTGAAGTCACTGCTCGGGATCAACGGGCTCCGTCTTAAAGAGCGAGCCAATGGAACCGACAGAAGGAATGTGGACCCGGAGTCGATTTATGATTATAAGAGCGTGGGCAATTCCACTACCTTACCGAAGGATACAACGAATCAACAAGAGCTTTTAATCGTTGTAGAAGAGCTGTGTGCGAAGGTATCGTCGCGACTTCAACAAAAAGATGTACTGGGAACGACAATCCAGCTGATGATTCGTGATAAGTTCCGGAAGACCATCACCAGAAGCAAAAAGGTTGCAAACCCCATCTATA
The DNA window shown above is from Rossellomorea vietnamensis and carries:
- the meaB gene encoding methylmalonyl Co-A mutase-associated GTPase MeaB — encoded protein: MTEYKPERKKRFVKKKKDPVSISDLKAGVLNGDRSHLAKAITLIESNAEEHYALGQELLQELLPHTGNSFRIGITGVPGAGKSTFIEQFGEMLCEEGLRVAVLAIDPSSSISGGSILGDKTRMEQLSKNPRAFVRPSPTAGTLGGVHRKTNETLLLCEAAGYDLIIIETVGVGQSEVMVRQMVDFFLLLVITGAGDELQGMKKGIMELADVLLVNKADGENKPLAEKTRRELNQILHFLVPATKGWSSKAYTCSALKNEGLKELWDVVRQFEEQTKEQGVFEERRLLQKQEWFQTMLKERILSDFFYHPGIKSSLPRLEDRVRTGDFTTSQAVEELLRQYKQAILDGNRSF
- a CDS encoding BrxA/BrxB family bacilliredoxin, translating into MDIDFNLFMNDVVRQARQEIETAGYTQLTTEEEVDQAFSKEGTTLVMINSVCGCAGGIARPAAAHSIHFDKRPDQLVTVFAGQDKEATAKARSYFTGYPPSSPSFALLKDGKLLTMVERHEIEGHDPMSVVNKLQSYFDEYCEEV
- a CDS encoding transporter substrate-binding domain-containing protein, which codes for MKKLLSLVFVLILSTTLAACGSGEDKPASGESKKLIMGTSADYKPFEYVDTANSDKIIGYDIDLANMLADEMGYEIEIKDMEFSGLISALKTGQVDFVLSAMTPTPERQKNVDFSDVYYTAKDMIISTKKSGIQSEKDLDGKTVGVQLGSIQQDAAEELSKSIKLKVDTRDRIPELIQDLQNGRFDAIIIENTVANGYLDKNDELQGNTMNVNEEDAGSAVALPKDSELTGKFNDALKKLKDSGELDKLAEKWFDGEQ
- a CDS encoding amino acid ABC transporter permease; this translates as MPLDFEQLIPSIPFILEGLKVTLKIVALAGVLGFLFGILLALCKISSIKPLTLLADFYTSIFRGTPLVLQLMIIFYGSPQLFGTQIEPYYAAILAFSLNSAAYISEIIRAGINAVDKGQTEAAMALGVPYRLMMKDVILPQAIKNILPALMNEFITLTKESAIVTVIGAADVMRRSYMVGSDLYSFFEPLLFAGLIYYVLVMILTLLGKVLEGRLRGND
- a CDS encoding amino acid ABC transporter ATP-binding protein, which encodes MIKGEQITKSFGKLQVLKGIDFSVEKGEVVALIGPSGSGKSTLLRCLNHLEEPTSGSIYFEEAHVKGKAINKVRQDVGMVFQHFHLFPHMTALENVIYAPVKVKGMNKTEAAKLGTDLLTKVGLKEKCDEYPNRLSGGQKQRVAIARALAMEPKVMLFDEPTSALDPEMVKEVLDVMKSLAHTGMTMIIVTHEMGFAREVADRILFMDDGKIIEEGEPQAFFSNPQSDRGKGFLEKIL
- a CDS encoding aromatic acid exporter family protein; translated protein: MFRIGYRTLKTGIGTAAAISIAQWFHLDNFVSAGILTILCIQNTKKKSVNASWSRFLACVIAMVFSAAFFEFIAYHPAVIGLLLLVFIPITVSLNIKEGIVTSSVIILHVYSAGHVTLGLFENELGIIVIGIGIALLMNLYMPSVDKKMIEYQEKIEANFYKVFCEMINYLKTNDSDWDGREITETEQLLKEAKTIAFKDVENHFLRDENLYYLYFKMREKQFEILQRILPIATNISLTVEQGHRIADFLEELSNHIHPGNTALFYLKKLYDMKVEFEQMELPKTREEFETRAALYQFVQEMEQYLLLKSSFKGIKKEESEANYT
- a CDS encoding L,D-transpeptidase gives rise to the protein MRLLLAIILFASPIWPLGRNPIPGDPFIIVNKENNQLAYIDDGKIQAAFPVATGKTAELTPEGLFNVTVKAKDPYYRKKNIPGGDPRNPLGTRWIGFDAEGTDGRIYGIHGTNRPSSIGRYISNGCIRMQNKNVEYLFDKAPVGTKVLVVKTKKSFNQLGKEYGAMK
- the prli42 gene encoding stressosome-associated protein Prli42 → MGNKKMQKIIVFVMLFAMIASTIMAGLSFLL
- the mce gene encoding methylmalonyl-CoA epimerase, producing MKKVDHIGIAVSSIDNVLAFYEDTLGLSLLKIEEVENQGVKVAFMDGGNLKLELLEPLHKESPIAAFIEKKGEGIHHIAFGVEGIEERIKELQTKGVRMINETPKPGAGGASVAFMHPKSAHGVLYELCDKSNIKGE
- a CDS encoding acyl-CoA carboxylase subunit beta — encoded protein: MDIYEKINELYDRRREVELGGGDEKIDKQHEKGKLTARERIDILVDPGSFVELNPFIEHRCTDFGLEGVQGPGDGVVTGYGKVNGKPIYLFSQDFTVFGGALGEMHAKKISHVMDLAVKNGAPFIGLNDSGGARIQEGVVSLDGYGHIFYRNAVYSGVIPQISVIMGPCAGGAVYSPAITDFVFMVDETSQMFITGPKVIETVTGEKISSEDLGGAKVHNSISGNAHFRGKTEEEVLQEVRRLLTYLPQNNEEKPPRLGADEEDDYRANLTDLIPFDAIRPYDVRTVINEIVDEGSFMEVQKEFAKNIVVGLARIKGEVVGLVCNQPKFMAGGLDIDSSDKASRFIRFCDSFNIPLITFEDVTGFFPGIKQEHGGIIRHGAKILYAYSEATVPKMTVILRKAYGGAYVALNSKSIGADLVFAWPNAEIAVMGPQGAANIIFAREIASSDNPEELREQKIEEYREKFANPYVAASRGMVDDVIDPRETRIKLIQGLEMMRNKREERPKKKHGNIPL
- a CDS encoding tripeptidase T — its product is MINEERLLNEFLELVQIDSETKEEAEIAKVLTKKFSDLGVEVFEDDTMGETGHGAGNLICTLKGNKDGVDTIYFTSHMDTVVPAKGVKPTLKEDGYIYSDGTTILGADDKAGLATMLESVRVLKENNISHGDIQFIITVGEESGLVGAKALDSSLVKAKYGFALDSDGKVGNIIVAAPTQAKVKATIYGKTAHAGVAPEKGVSAITIAAKAISKMPLGRIDEETTANIGRFEGGKATNIVCEQADILAEARSLVPEKMEAQVEKMKAAFTSVAEEMGGKAEVEVQVMYPGFKFKDGDEVVEVAKRAAKKIGRPSELLTSGGGSDANVIAGFGVPTVNLAVGYEEIHTKSERMPVEELNKLSEMVIAIIKEVAGE
- a CDS encoding chemotaxis protein CheW codes for the protein MPKVVVFHAGKEEYALPIENVVSIEKVEEIRAIPHLPPFVLGLVKVRGELIPVLDLGNILYDTPAIAEKGMFLLVVQTKTMQVGLVVMEAKEIIEVADESITNVGLLAYSKTTYFSGIINLEDSLLTQIDPDVLVESLEGIKEIKDYVNEQKTHQN
- a CDS encoding DNA polymerase IV, translated to MNSHYPKNGRVILHVDMNSFYASVEMASDPTLRGKPLAIAGNPQERRGIIVTCSYEARGFGVKTTMPLWEAKKLCPDLVIMTPNFDRYRAASKGIFDILRQYTELVEPVSIDEGYLDITDSFEKGTPLQIASDIQAQIKGQLDLPCSIGVAPNKFLAKTASDMKKPMGITVLRKRDIPNKLWPLPVIEMHGIGQKTAEKLNSIGIHTCSDLAHANDIQLKSLLGINGLRLKERANGTDRRNVDPESIYDYKSVGNSTTLPKDTTNQQELLIVVEELCAKVSSRLQQKDVLGTTIQLMIRDKFRKTITRSKKVANPIYKKEDLYHQAKDLFLKHWDGDPVRLLGVTAQDVVEKSEATEQLDLFSYKKVAEKEPLYNVLSKLHDKFGKDSISQGIKAKNKKKSYDQKQDTSFNKDFLRE